In Myxococcota bacterium, one DNA window encodes the following:
- a CDS encoding ribosome-recycling factor: DKGAMPAIEKAIQTSDLGLTPSNDGKVVRIPIPPLTEERRKELVKHVHRLAEDHKVGVREGRRDALSLLKDLESDGGLPADDKRREEKKIQAMTDEHVQKIDEMKAQKEEEILQV; encoded by the coding sequence GACAAGGGCGCGATGCCGGCGATCGAGAAGGCGATCCAGACCTCGGACCTGGGTCTCACGCCGAGCAACGACGGCAAGGTGGTCCGGATCCCGATCCCGCCGCTCACCGAAGAACGGCGCAAGGAGCTGGTGAAGCACGTTCATCGGCTCGCCGAAGATCACAAGGTCGGCGTGCGCGAAGGGCGTCGCGACGCGCTTTCGCTGCTCAAGGATCTCGAATCCGACGGGGGGCTGCCGGCCGACGACAAGCGGCGCGAAGAGAAGAAGATCCAGGCGATGACCGACGAACACGTCCAGAAGATCGACGAGATGAAGGCGCAGAAGGAGGAGGAGATCCTCCAGGTCTAG